In Chiroxiphia lanceolata isolate bChiLan1 chromosome 9, bChiLan1.pri, whole genome shotgun sequence, one DNA window encodes the following:
- the CDCP2 gene encoding LOW QUALITY PROTEIN: CUB domain-containing protein 2 (The sequence of the model RefSeq protein was modified relative to this genomic sequence to represent the inferred CDS: inserted 4 bases in 3 codons; deleted 2 bases in 2 codons) → MGSTGVGYLAAVAVLCGALGDAPSRGKKIGGVLSAPSGXFSVPNFPGLYPYETECTWLIVVAEGSSVLLSFSHFELEYHDACAYDYLQVYNGAARDRGNLLGTFCGHSPPPPFSSAWHVMAVVFRSDRHVAKHGVAAAYWKDACGGQLTGLSGEITSPRYPESYPNDAECRWNIGGASGGGPLTLVFADFQMEGGQGCSFDYVALFDGPTVTAPRLGRYCGSTRPPRTVSSTPHLLIIFKSDFNIGGRGFKAHFYSGECQEVFTAIKGNFSSPQYPSFYPNNLKCQWSIHMPTGYRVKVFFLDMELEGRSSLTGGCDYDHLSAFDGGTENGSLLGRWCGXESLAPVISRSNQLLLILHTDRNTARRGFSIAYVGVVPMNISCTRTDFHIQIPVQSLAQLERNRIYLGTPSCAARVVGRNFKIHTRFDTCGTESQRRNNTSVIVSTLYIDFSVGDQEDIHQYEVQCEPKRKEASVTLIAGPDPSRLSQAENLVDAQQXGGEAMDAHEIKSQDTSDIIFISICILAGLLMVIAVVGLVLL, encoded by the exons ATGGGGAGCACGGGGGTGGGATACCTGGCAGCAGTGGCCGTGCTTTGCGGGGCTCTCGGGGATGCTCCCAGCAGAGGTAAGA AAATTGGGGGAGTGCTTTCAGCACCCTCTG AATTCTCCGTCCCAAACTTCCCAGGGCTATATCCCTATGAGACGGAGTGCACGTGGCTCATTGTGGTGGCCGAGGGCTCCTCtgtcctgctttccttcagcCACTTCGAGCTGGAGTACCACGACGCCTGTGCCTACGACTACCTCCAGGTCTACAACGGGGCTGCCCGGGACCGGGGCAACCTCCTGGGCACCTTCTGTGGCCACAGCCCTCCGCCACCCTTCTCCTCCGCCTGGCACGTCATGGCTGTCGTC TTCCGCTCCGACCGACACGTGGCCAAGCACGGC GTCGCCGCTGCCTACTGGAAAG ATGCCTGTGGCGGGCAGCTGACGGGACTGTCTGGGGAGATCACCAGCCCCCGCTACCCCGAGAGCTACCCCAATGATGCGGAGTGCCGCTGGAACATTGGGGGGGCCAGTGGTGGTGGCCCCCTCACCCTGGTGTTTGCTGACTTCCAGATGGAGgggggccagggctgcagcttTGACTACGTGGCCCTTTTCGACGGCCCCACTGTCACTGCCCCCCGCCTGGGACGCTACTGTGGCAGCACCCGCCCACCCCGCACTGTCTCCTCCACCCCACACCTCCTCATCATCTTCAAGTCAGACTTCAACATCGGTGGCAGGGGCTTCAAGGCCCATTTCTACTCAG GAGAGTGCCAGGAGGTGTTCACTGCCATCAAAGGGAATTTCTCTAGCCCACAGTACCCCAGCTTCTACCCCAACAACCTCAAGTGCCAGTGGAGCATCCATATGCCCACGGGCTACCGGGTCAAGGTGTTCTTCCTGGACATGGAGCTGGAGGGCCGGAGCAGCCTGACGGGTGGCTGTGACTATGATCACCTGTCTGCCTTTGATGGTGGCACTGAGAACGGATCCCTGCTGGGCCGGTGGTGTG GGGAGAGCCTGGCACCCGTCATCTCCCGCAGCAACCAGCTGCTCCTGATCCTCCACACCGACCGCAACACAGCCAGGAGGGGCTTCTCCATCGCCTACGTGGGAG TTGTGCCCATGAACATCAGCTGCACCCGGACAGACTTCCACATCCAGATCCCTGTGCAGTCTCTGGCCCAGCTGGAGAGGAATAGGATTTATTTGGGGACCCCCTCCTGTGCAGCCCGGGTGGTTGGAAGGAACTTCAAAATACACACCAGGTTCGACACCTGCGGCACCGAATCCCAG AGGCGCAACAACACGTCTGTCATTGTCAGCACCCTCTACATCGATTTTTCAGTGGGTGACCAGGAGGACATCCACCAGTACGAGGTGCAGTGTGAGCCAAAGAGGAAGGAAGCCTCGGTGACCCTCATTGCTGGTCCTGACCCATCCAGGCTCAGCCAGGCAGAAAACCTGGTGGATGCccagca gggaggggaagcAATGGATGCCCATGAAATCAAGAGCCAGGACACCAGTGACATCATCTTCATCAGCATCTGCATCCTGGCCGGGCTCCTCATGGTCATCGCAGTGGTGGGGCTGGTGCTTCTGTAG
- the LOC116791132 gene encoding LOW QUALITY PROTEIN: NADH-cytochrome b5 reductase-like (The sequence of the model RefSeq protein was modified relative to this genomic sequence to represent the inferred CDS: inserted 1 base in 1 codon; deleted 1 base in 1 codon) produces MPRAMSDSEQDWLALRPREPSPSQCCGGGCKPCIYDVYQKELAQWERAKAKQDKSLLTEKKEQVNLPPSHPGACALVSSNSVLNPDTFTAFSVSSVEQLTEDTYQYKFELPGNSSLQLSLGQHIVLRGVVNGLEVQQAYTPISPGNAEGYFEVLIKCYEAGLMSQYIKTWKKGDMVFWRGPFGGFPYKPNKYGELLMLASGTGLAPMLPILQSIXDNEEDETFVTLVGCFPTFDKIYLKPLLQDLARYWNVRIFYILSQETSLEKLPWSYQENTYTGRLKEDLMKTIINSCRRRPFVLICGSSAFNEDMTRYLKAAGIEENSCFVF; encoded by the exons ATGCCGCGG GCAATGAGTGACAGTGAGCAGGACTGGCTGGCTCTCAGACCCCGGGAACCTTCTCCATCCCAGTGCTGCGGCGGTGGCTGCAAACCCTGCATCTATGATGTGTACCAGAAGGAGCTTGCACAATGGGAGAGGGCCAAGGCAAAGCAAGACAAAAGCCTTCTCACGGAAAAGAAGGAGCAGGTCAATTTACCTCCATCACATCCTGGAGCCTGTGCTTTGGTG AGCAGTAATTCAGTGCTGAATCCAGATACATTCACTGCATTCAGCGTGAGCTCGGTGGAGCAGCTGACAGAGGACACCTACCAGTACAAATTTGAATTACCGGGAAACAGCAGCTTGCAATTGAGTTTAGGACAACATATCGTGTTAAG GGGAGTGGTGAATGGTTTGGAGGTCCAGCAAGCCTATACTCCAATCAGCCCTGGGAATGCAGAAGGTTATTTTGAAGTTCTAATTAAA TGCTATGAAGCTGGGCTGATGTCACAATAcataaaaacatggaaaaaaggaGACATGGTCTTTTGGCGTGGACCGTTTGGAGGGTTCCCATATAAACCTAATAAG TATGGAGAACTCCTCATGCTGGCTTCTGGCACCGGCCTTGCACCAATGCTTCCCATCCTCCAGTCCA AAGATAATGAAGAGGATGAAACCTTTGTAACTCTTGTTGGCTGC TTCCCTACTTTTgacaaaatttatttgaaacctCTTCTGCAGGATTTGGCTCGATACTGGAACGTCAGAATATTTTATATCCTAAGCCAG GAAACTTCACTGGAAAAACTTCCTTGGAGCTATCAAGAAAACACATATACTGGTCGTCTCAAAGAAGACTTGATGAAGACAATAATAAATTCCTGTCGAAGAAGGCCATTTGTATTAATCTGTGGCTCTTCTGCATTCAATGAAGATATGACTAGATACTTGAAAGCTGCAGGAATTGAAGAAAATTCCTGTTTTGTCTTTTAG